From the genome of Tsukamurella pulmonis:
TGTCGATGCCCGCGCGTTCGGCGGCCGCGGCGAGCACCTGCCACGCGGACTGGCGCGAGAGCCGCCCGCCCCGCACGTTGAGGAACAGCGCCGGGTTGGAGCGCTTCACCAGCGCGGGACGGCCCCGCACCAGGTACGCGTCGAGCGCCGCGAGCGCCGGGCGCCCGATCGGGACCACACGCTGCTTGCCGCCCTTGCCGAGCAGCACCACCGACCGCGACTCGGCGTCGATGTCGTCGACGTCGAGTGCGGTGACCTCGGAGATGCGGGCGCCGCACGAGTACAGCAGCTCGAGCATCGCGCGGTCTCGCAACCGCGACGGGGTGTCTGCGTCCGAGTCCCCGCCGGCCGCCTCGAGCAGGGCGATCACCTGGTCCACCGGCAGGGCCTTGGGCAGGCGCTTCGCCGGGGCGGGCGGGCGCACCTCGCGCGCGACGTCGGCGCTCGTCATCCCCTCGGCCGCGGCGAACCGGTGCAGGCCGCGCACCGCGATCAGCGACCGCGCCGCGGAGCTGGCGGCCAGCGGCGGATGCTCCGCCCCACCCTCGCGCAGCGCCACCAGGAACCCGCTGACCTGCGGCTGCGTGACCTCCGCGAGGTCGCCGACGCCGAGCCCGTCGAGGTACTCGCGGTAGCGGGCGAGATCGCGCCGGTAACTGCTGAGCGTGTTCGGCGCCGCGCCGCGCTCCACGGTGAGGTGGTCGACGTACGCGCGCAGCTGATCGTCGAGAGCCACCCCGACCGACACAGTTACCGCCCGTCCTCCACGGGCCGGCCCTTGCGGGCCGCGAGTGCCGTCGGCCGGCCCGGCCACGGCGCGTCGGAGCACCGCAGCGGGGTGTCGTCGTCGGTGACCATGGTGGCGGCGAGGATCGCACTCACCGAGGTGGAGTTCACGATCTCGCCGGAGAGCACCATGCGCACCGCGTCCGGCATCGGGATCCACTCGACCGTCATGTCGAGTTCCTCGTCCTCCTGCTCTGCCATCTCGCAGTAGCGCAGGTCGGTGGCGAGGAAGACGCGCACCATCTCATCGGTGAAGCCGGGCGACGGGGCGAGGTCCACCAGCACGTGCCAATCGCGGGCACCGAGGCCCGTCTCCTCCGCGAGCTCGCGCTGCGCGGCG
Proteins encoded in this window:
- the xerD gene encoding site-specific tyrosine recombinase XerD, which codes for MSVGVALDDQLRAYVDHLTVERGAAPNTLSSYRRDLARYREYLDGLGVGDLAEVTQPQVSGFLVALREGGAEHPPLAASSAARSLIAVRGLHRFAAAEGMTSADVAREVRPPAPAKRLPKALPVDQVIALLEAAGGDSDADTPSRLRDRAMLELLYSCGARISEVTALDVDDIDAESRSVVLLGKGGKQRVVPIGRPALAALDAYLVRGRPALVKRSNPALFLNVRGGRLSRQSAWQVLAAAAERAGIDTATTHVSPHTLRHSFATHLLEGGADVRVVQELLGHASVTTTQVYTLVTVSALREVYAQAHPRALG
- a CDS encoding NUDIX domain-containing protein translates to MTTQMTEQLAPLGSVQTHDFETVRSETVYEGAILAVRRDEVTMPGGGTAVRDVVEHDGAVAVVAMNDDGAIAMVNQYRHPMGRRLLEIPAGLLDHTGEEEPVCAAQRELAEETGLGARDWHVLVDLAPSPGFTDEMVRVFLATDLRYCEMAEQEDEELDMTVEWIPMPDAVRMVLSGEIVNSTSVSAILAATMVTDDDTPLRCSDAPWPGRPTALAARKGRPVEDGR